A single region of the Brachypodium distachyon strain Bd21 chromosome 3, Brachypodium_distachyon_v3.0, whole genome shotgun sequence genome encodes:
- the LOC100835343 gene encoding plant UBX domain-containing protein 10, with amino-acid sequence MAETVDDKVGYFQAVTGISDPDLCTEILAAHNWDLQLAVSSMTANPSSPEPSAYAPPPPPPQFQPEFVASPSALAAPAPQQQPGIAWRLVTLPFYVVSGGVGLITGSIRLGVWVAGGVLSRSLSLLGLAQGGGGNRLLEMAPSAAEAVDFLAEFERDFGAGRGPHFVAEGFADALQRAQREYKLLFVYLHSPDHPDTPAFCGGCLCSEPVAAFIDENFVAWGGSIRRTEGFKMSNSLNASRFPFCALVMASTNQRIMLLQQVEGPKSPEQMITILQRVVEECTASLVAARIEAEERLNNQRLREEQDVAYRAALEADQARERQRREEQEILEREAAEAERKRKEDEEAQVRAVQEAAEKEAALARRRQEKAMALGAEPEKGPDVTRVLIRFPTGERKERRFHSSATITSLYDYVDSLDCLKAEKYSLVSNFPRVTYGPEKHSQTLVEASLHPQASLFIEIEQ; translated from the exons atggccgagaCCGTCGACGACAAGGTCGGCTACTTCCAGGCCGTCACCGGGATCTCCGACCCCGACCTCTGCACCGAGATCCTCGCCGCCCACAACTGGGACCTCCAGCTCGCCGTCTCCTCCATGACCGCCAACCCTTCCTCGCCCGAGCCGTCCGCATAcgctcccccgccgcctccgccgcagtTCCAGCCGGAATTCGTTGCGTCCCCGTCCGCGCTCGCGGCGCCGgctccgcagcagcagccggggATCGCGTGGAGGCTGGTGACGCTCCCCTTCTACGTGGTCTCCGGTGGGGTAGGCCTCATCACCGGCTCCATCCGCCTCGGTGTctgggtcgccggcggcgtgcTGTCCCggtccctctccctcctcgggCTCGCGCAGGGTGGCGGTGGCAACCGGTTGCTCGAGATGGCTCCATCCGCCGCGGAGGCGGTCGACTTCCTAGCGGAGTTCGAGCGCGACTTCGGGGCTGGCCGTGGCCCACACTTCGTTGCTGAGGGCTTCGCTGATGCGCTGCAGCGTGCTCAGCGTGAGTACAAGCTTCTCTTCGTGTACCTCCACTCCCCTGACCACCCGGATACCCCTGCATTCTGCGGTGGCTGCCTCTGCTCCGAGCCGGTTGCTGCCTTCATAGATGAGAACTTTGTTGCGTGGGGTGGTAGCATCAGAAGGACTGAAGGGTTCAAGATGAGCAACAGCCTGAATGCATCACGGTTCCCGTTTTGTGCGCTAGTCATGGCATCTACGAACCAGAGAATTATGCTATTGCAGCAG GTTGAGGGCCCCAAATCACCTGAACAGATGATAACAATTCTTCAAAGGGTGGTTGAAGAGTGCACCGCGTCACTTGTTGCTGCCAGGATTGAAGCTGAAGAGAGACTAAACAATCAACGTTTGCGCGAGGAACAAGATGTTGCTTACAGGGCTGCACTTGAAGCTGATCAG GCCAGGGAACGCCAAAGGAGAGAGGAACAAGAAATACTTGAAAGAGAAGCTGCAGAAGCTGAGAGGAAGCGTAAAGAAGATGAGGAAGCACAAGTCAGGGCAGTCCAAGAAGCAGCTGAAAAGGAAGCTGCTCTTGCAAGGAGGCGACAAGAGAAGGCAATGGCTCTTGGAGCTGAGCCTGAGAAAGGGCCTGACGTTACTCGA GTTCTCATAAGATTTCCAACTGGAGAGCGCAAAGAAAGGAGATTCCACAGTTCCGCCACCATTACCTCCCTATATGACTATGTTGATTCTTTGGATTGCTTGAAAGCAGAAAAGTACAGCCTAGTTTCAAATTTTCCACGGGTAACATACGGTCCAGAAAAGCACTCCCAAACACTGGTGGAAGCAAGTTTGCATCCACAAGCAAGCCTGTTTATCGAGATAGAACAGTGA
- the LOC100835650 gene encoding zinc finger HIT domain-containing protein 2 isoform X2 — protein MTTRCSSNCCIEAGHSVQCTELFMRENVTEELKQIQPEDESKKQMLDILKRFHLEEEMESDAGDESMLSEELIQKAISGDSIKLEDLSDDEIKRFRQALASGELSKMIEPWTPWWKNPSAKSISLSPDGSQLIREISTDDTALSSPMTASESVINEIPEGPEIPLPSLKQLTRAEPSPLLTVHLVDILYSYCFTLRLYNGDWHSDPFGASTVALSMSKVMGEDAKPETVSEALATCIEETCSPAYRHTGGFRFAIGLVDDIITIISLGGTAVVCAFCDFQRLIQAAERMLKEEKVGRTERAHSSQKLRSANRKLFFMTCWAHEQPNDSWPSLARIVEVQKASLEELDSGSQPRNAGRKSNPQSKVLIEEV, from the exons ATGACCACGAGGTGTTCGTCGAATTGCTGCATTGAAGCT GGGCATAGTGTTCAATGCACTGAATTGTTCATGCGTGAGAATGTAACGGAGGAGCTTAAGCAGATTCAGCCTGAAGATGAATCGAAAAAGCAGATGCTCGATATACTTAAACGGTTCCACTTGGAAGAAGAGATGGAGTCAGATGCTGGAGATG AGTCAATGTTGTCCGAGGAACTTATCCAGAAAGCCATCTCTG GTGACAGTATCAAGCTTGAGGACCTCTCTGACGATGAAATCAAACGATTTCGTCAAGCTCTGGCATCAGGTGAACTCAGCAAGATGATTGAGCCATGGACACCATGGTGGAAAAATCCTTCTGCTAAATCGATCTCTCTTAGCCCTGATGGGAGCCAGCTTATCAGAGAAATAAGTACAGATGACACTGCTTTATCAAGTCCAATGACTGCATCAGAGTCTGTCATCAATGAAATCCCAGAAGGGCCAGAGATTCCTCTCCCATCACTCAAACAGCTAACCAGGGCAGAGCCATCTCCTCTGCTCACTGTTCACTTGGTTGATATTCTGTACAGCTACTGCTTCACGCTTCGCCTCTACAATGGTGACTGGCATTCTGATCCTTTTGGTGCTTCAACTGTTGCCTTATCAATGTCGAAAGTCATGGGAGAGGATGCTAAACCTGAGACTGTATCAGAAGCGCTCGCGACCTGCATAGAGGAGACATGCTCTCCAGCTTACAGGCACACCGGAGGTTTCAGGTTTGCCATCGGACTCGTAGATGATATTATCACCATCATCTCCTTAGGAGGCACCGCTGTTGTGTGCGCATTCTGTGATTTCCAGAGGCTCATTCAAGCCGCTGAGAGGATGCTCAAGGAAGAGAAAGTGGGCAGGACGGAAAGGGCGCATAGCTCCCAAAAGCTCCGCAGCGCGAACAGGAAGCTGTTCTTCATGACCTGCTGGGCTCACGAGCAACCAAATGATTCATGGCCTTCGTTGGCTCGCATTGTTGAGGTGCAGAAAGCATCTCTTGAGGAGTTGGATAGTGGTAGCCAGCCGCGAAATGCAGGTAGGAAGAGCAACCCGCAATCCAAAGTTCTTATCGAGGAGGTGTAA
- the LOC100835650 gene encoding zinc finger HIT domain-containing protein 2 isoform X1: MERDVVVSEDAAASAPPSSFAETRVICRVCQKQFAQYTCPRCNSRYCSLTCYKGHSVQCTELFMRENVTEELKQIQPEDESKKQMLDILKRFHLEEEMESDAGDESMLSEELIQKAISGDSIKLEDLSDDEIKRFRQALASGELSKMIEPWTPWWKNPSAKSISLSPDGSQLIREISTDDTALSSPMTASESVINEIPEGPEIPLPSLKQLTRAEPSPLLTVHLVDILYSYCFTLRLYNGDWHSDPFGASTVALSMSKVMGEDAKPETVSEALATCIEETCSPAYRHTGGFRFAIGLVDDIITIISLGGTAVVCAFCDFQRLIQAAERMLKEEKVGRTERAHSSQKLRSANRKLFFMTCWAHEQPNDSWPSLARIVEVQKASLEELDSGSQPRNAGRKSNPQSKVLIEEV, encoded by the exons ATGGAGAGGGACGTCGTGGTCTCCGAGGACGCGGCCGCCTCTGCCCCGCCGTCATCCTTCGCCGAAACCAGGGTCATCTGCCGCGT ATGCCAGAAGCAGTTCGCGCAGTACACCTGCCCCCGCTGCAACTCCCGCTACTGCTCGCTCACGTGCTACAAG GGGCATAGTGTTCAATGCACTGAATTGTTCATGCGTGAGAATGTAACGGAGGAGCTTAAGCAGATTCAGCCTGAAGATGAATCGAAAAAGCAGATGCTCGATATACTTAAACGGTTCCACTTGGAAGAAGAGATGGAGTCAGATGCTGGAGATG AGTCAATGTTGTCCGAGGAACTTATCCAGAAAGCCATCTCTG GTGACAGTATCAAGCTTGAGGACCTCTCTGACGATGAAATCAAACGATTTCGTCAAGCTCTGGCATCAGGTGAACTCAGCAAGATGATTGAGCCATGGACACCATGGTGGAAAAATCCTTCTGCTAAATCGATCTCTCTTAGCCCTGATGGGAGCCAGCTTATCAGAGAAATAAGTACAGATGACACTGCTTTATCAAGTCCAATGACTGCATCAGAGTCTGTCATCAATGAAATCCCAGAAGGGCCAGAGATTCCTCTCCCATCACTCAAACAGCTAACCAGGGCAGAGCCATCTCCTCTGCTCACTGTTCACTTGGTTGATATTCTGTACAGCTACTGCTTCACGCTTCGCCTCTACAATGGTGACTGGCATTCTGATCCTTTTGGTGCTTCAACTGTTGCCTTATCAATGTCGAAAGTCATGGGAGAGGATGCTAAACCTGAGACTGTATCAGAAGCGCTCGCGACCTGCATAGAGGAGACATGCTCTCCAGCTTACAGGCACACCGGAGGTTTCAGGTTTGCCATCGGACTCGTAGATGATATTATCACCATCATCTCCTTAGGAGGCACCGCTGTTGTGTGCGCATTCTGTGATTTCCAGAGGCTCATTCAAGCCGCTGAGAGGATGCTCAAGGAAGAGAAAGTGGGCAGGACGGAAAGGGCGCATAGCTCCCAAAAGCTCCGCAGCGCGAACAGGAAGCTGTTCTTCATGACCTGCTGGGCTCACGAGCAACCAAATGATTCATGGCCTTCGTTGGCTCGCATTGTTGAGGTGCAGAAAGCATCTCTTGAGGAGTTGGATAGTGGTAGCCAGCCGCGAAATGCAGGTAGGAAGAGCAACCCGCAATCCAAAGTTCTTATCGAGGAGGTGTAA
- the LOC104583686 gene encoding 5-oxoprolinase: MGSVEKFRFCIDRGGTFTDIYAEVPGRTEGYVMKLLSVDPSNYDDAPIEGIRRILEEFSGEKIPRSSKIPNGMIDWIRMGTTVATNALLERKGERIALCVTRGFRDLLQIGNQARPNIFDLKVLKPSNLYEEVVEVDERVELVLDGERDDSSVEGISGELVRVGKPVDVEALKPLLKGLLDKGIRCLAVVLMHSYTYPHHELLIEKLSLEMGFKHVSLSSSLTPMVRAVPRGLTASVDAYLTPVIKEYLSAFMSRFQEGNEQVNVLFMQSDGGLAPESRFSGHKAVLSGPAGGVVGYSQTLFELETSKPLIGFDMGGTSTDVSRYDGSYEQVLETQIAGAIIQAPQLDINTVAAGGGSKLKFQFGAFKVGPESVGAHPGPVCYRKGGELAITDANLILGTVIPEYFPSIFGPKENLPLDYKATRKAFEELAVEINSHRKSQDPLVRSMTIEEIALGFVNVANEAMCRPIRQLTEMKGHDTKNHALACFGGAGPQHACAIARSLGMSELLIHRYCGILSAYGMGLADVIEDLQEPYSAVYNADSAAEASRRVALLVKQVKEKLVEQGFGEESIRTDSYLNLRYEGTDTAIMVKQPDTESRCDYADEFVKLFEQEYGFKLLHRKILICDVRVQGVGATNILQPRELTPLSTKPVQESSCKIYFSYGWQETPLYKLENLGYGHVLEGPVVIMNGNSTVIVEKDCKAVITKYGNINIKIGASLSTVEISEKVADVVQLSIFNHRFMGIAEQMGRTLQRTSISTNIKERLDFSCALFGSDGGLVANAPHVPVHLGAMSSTVCWQLSYWGDNLHEGDVLVTNHPCSGGSHLPDITVVTPVFNDGKLIFFVASRGHHAEIGGITPGSMPPFSKCIWEEGAAIKAFKLVERGVFQEEGIVRLLQSPCSDELTDHKIPGTRKIEDNLSDLRAQVAANQRGITLIKELINQYGLITVQSYMSHVQKNAEVAVREMLKVVASRVEKETGSCVIEDEDYMDDGSVLHLKLTLDSRQGEATFNFEGTSPEVYGNWNAPEAVTAAAVIYCLRCLVDVDIPLNQGCLAPVKIIIPKGSFLSPSDKAAVVGGNVLTSQRVTDIVLMAFQACACSQGCMNNLTFGDDTFGYYETIGGGCGGGPSWDGTSGVQCHMTNTRMTDPEIFEQRYPVLLHRFSIRESSGGSGFHRGGDGLVREIEFRRPVVVSILSERRVHAPRGLKGGENGARGANYLVKKDGRKVYLGGKNTVTVNAGEILQVFTPGGGGFGSP, translated from the coding sequence ATGGGAAGCGTTGAGAAGTTCAGGTTCTGCATTGATCGGGGCGGCACGTTCACCGATATCTACGCCGAAGTCCCCGGGAGGACTGAAGGCTATGTCATGAAGCTTCTCTCCGTCGACCCGTCCAACTACGACGATGCTCCCATCGAGGGGATCAGGAGGATCCTAGAGGAGTTTTCCGGCGAGAAGATCCCCCGGTCGTCCAAGATTCCGAACGGTATGATAGATTGGATCCGGATGGGTACCACGGTTGCCACAAATGCGCTGCTCGAGAGGAAGGGCGAGAGGATCGCGCTCTGTGTCACCCGAGGCTTCAGGGACTTGCTTCAGATTGGTAACCAGGCCCGACCAAACATATTCGACCTCAAGGTCTTGAAGCCTTCGAATCTGTACGAGGAGGTGGTTGAGGTCGATGAGCGGGTTGAACTGGTTCTTGACGGTGAGAGGGATGATTCGTCTGTTGAAGGGATCTCAGGGGAATTGGTCAGGGTGGGGAAGCCAGTTGATGTAGAAGCATTGAAGCCTTTACTGAAAGGTTTGCTTGATAAGGGTATAAGGTGTTTGGCAGTGGTGTTGATGCATTCGTATACATATCCCCATCACGAGCTCCTCATTGAGAAATTATCCCTCGAAATGGGATTCAAGCATGTATCTTTGTCTTCATCATTGACACCGATGGTCCGTGCAGTACCCCGGGGCCTTACAGCCAGTGTGGATGCTTACCTAACACCAGTAATCAAAGAGTACTTATCAGCATTCATGTCAAGATTTCAAGAGGGGAATGAACAAGTGAATGTGCTATTTATGCAGTCAGATGGTGGTCTTGCCCCAGAGAGCAGATTCTCTGGGCATAAAGCAGTATTGTCAGGTCCTGCAGGTGGTGTGGTTGGCTACTCGCAGACCTTGTTTGAACTCGAGACATCGAAGCCGCTAATTGGGTTTGACATGGGAGGTACATCTACCGATGTGAGCCGCTATGATGGAAGCTACGAACAAGTTCTTGAGACCCAAATTGCTGGGGCAATCATTCAAGCTCCCCAGCTTGACATAAACACAGTGGCTGCTGGTGGTGGATCGAAGCTTAAGTTTCAGTTTGGGGCTTTCAAGGTTGGCCCAGAATCGGTTGGAGCACACCCTGGTCCAGTTTGCTACAGGAAAGGTGGTGAGCTGGCAATTACTGATGCTAACTTGATATTGGGAACTGTTATTCCTGAGTATTTCCCATCCATATTTGGTCCTAAAGAAAATCTTCCCCTTGATTACAAGGCTACAAGGAAGGCATTTGAGGAGCTTGCTGTTGAGATCAATTCTCACAGGAAGAGTCAGGACCCATTGGTGAGAAGTATGACTATTGAAGAGATTGCTCTTGGGTTTGTCAATGTTGCAAACGAGGCAATGTGTCGACCGATACGCCAGTTAACTGAAATGAAGGGGCATGACACTAAGAACCATGCACTAGCATGCTTTGGTGGTGCAGGACCTCAACATGCATGTGCTATAGCAAGGTCCTTAGGCATGTCTGAGTTACTTATTCATCGTTATTGTGGCATATTAAGTGCATACGGGATGGGCCTTGCTGATGTTATTGAAGATTTGCAAGAACCGTACTCTGCTGTTTATAATGCAGATTCTGCTGCAGAGGCATCTCGAAGAGTAGCTCTTTTGGTAAAACAGGTGAAAGAAAAGCTCGTAGAGCAGGGGTTTGGAGAGGAGAGCATCAGGACCGACTCATACTTGAACTTGAGGTATGAGGGAACTGATACAGCAATTATGGTCAAACAGCCAGATACAGAATCCAGATGTGATTATGCTGACGAGTTTGTTAAACTCTTTGAGCAAGAGTATGGTTTCAAATTGTTACACAGAAAGATACTCATATGTGATGTGAGAGTCCAGGGTGTTGGTGCCACAAACATTTTGCAGCCTCGTGAACTGACACCATTGTCAACCAAACCTGTGCAAGAAAGTTCatgtaaaatatatttttcatacGGATGGCAAGAAACTCCACTGTACAAGCTCGAGAATTTGGGTTATGGCCATGTCTTGGAAGGCCCTGTGGTTATTATGAATGGGAATAGTACAGTGATAGTAGAAAAAGACTGCAAGGCTGTCATCACCAAGTATGGTAACATAAATATTAAGATTGGTGCATCTCTGAGCACTGTAGAAATATCAGAAAAAGTAGCTGATGTAGTTCAACTCTCTATCTTTAATCACCGATTCATGGGTATTGCTGAACAGATGGGCCGGACACTGCAAAGAACTTCTATTTCTACAAACATAAAGGAAAGGCTGGATTTCTCTTGTGCTCTATTTGGTTCGGATGGCGGTCTTGTTGCAAATGCCCCTCATGTTCCTGTGCATTTGGGAGCCATGTCTAGCACTGTGTGCTGGCAGCTTAGCTATTGGGGTGACAACCTGCATGAGGGTGATGTTCTTGTAACGAACCATCCATGTTCTGGGGGTAGCCATCTGCCAGATATCACAGTTGTCACACCAGTGTTTAATGATGGTAAGCTGATCTTTTTTGTTGCTAGTAGAGGTCACCATGCAGAGATCGGTGGTATCACGCCCGGAAGCATGCCTCCTTTCTCAAAATGCATCTGGGAGGAAGGTGCTGCCATCAAAGCGTTTAAACTTGTGGAAAGAGGTGTTTTTCAAGAGGAAGGAATAGTTCGCTTGCTGCAGTCACCCTGCTCCGATGAGCTTACCGATCATAAGATTCCAGGAACACGTAAGATTGAAGATAATCTTTCTGACCTCCGTGCTCAGGTGGCAGCAAACCAGCGAGGCATAACACTTATCAAAGAACTGATAAATCAGTATGGCTTGATCACTGTGCAATCTTATATGAGCCATGTCCAAAAGAATGCTGAGGTAGCTGTGAGAGAGATGCTGAAGGTGGTTGCATCTAGAGTTGAAAAGGAGACAGGGTCTTGTGTTATTGAAGATGAAGATTATATGGATGATGGCTCTGTTCTCCATTTGAAGCTCACTCTTGATTCTCGTCAAGGTGAGGCTACCTTTAATTTTGAGGGTACCAGTCCTGAGGTGTACGGTAACTGGAATGCTCCTGAAGCGGTAACAGCAGCTGCTGTCATATATTGCCTTCGATGCTTGGTGGATGTAGATATACCCTTAAATCAAGGTTGCCTAGCTCCTGTGAAGATCATCATTCCTAAAGGCTCTTTCCTTTCACCAAGCGACAAGGCTGCTGTAGTTGGCGGCAATGTGTTAACTTCTCAGAGAGTGACAGACATTGTCCTAATGGCGTTCCAAGCCTGTGCCTGCTCTCAGGGCTGCATGAACAATTTGACCTTCGGAGATGACACTTTTGGCTACTATGAGACTATAGGAGGTGGTTGTGGAGGAGGGCCAAGCTGGGATGGTACAAGTGGTGTTCAGTGTCACATGACAAACACGAGGATGACTGACCCAGAGATCTTTGAGCAGCGGTACCCTGTTCTCTTGCACAGATTTAGCATCAGAGAGAGCAGCGGAGGTTCTGGTTTCCACAGAGGCGGTGATGGCCTTGTAAGAGAGATCGAATTCCGACGGCCTGTTGTTGTCAGCATTCTTTCTGAGAGACGTGTGCATGCTCCCAGGGGACTGAAGGGAGGGGAAAATGGAGCTCGTGGCGCAAACTATTTAGTCAAGAAAGATGGTCGCAAAGTTTATCTTGGAGGGAAGAACACTGTCACAGTTAATGCTGGTGAGATTCTTCAGGTTTTCACTCCTGGTGGTGGCGGTTTCGGCTCTCCTTGA